The genomic region aaataaaggggaaaagaaaagcccacCTGTAATCAGACACCATGTAACTGCATGTTAATGGACTGTTCAGTGCCCTACTGGGATATGTTAAGAGAAATGCTACAGCATTATACTCAATTTCAAGAGGCCGgtagacatttttaaatgaataaattctATTTATATAATTACAGTAATGACTACAGTTCATACCTTAGGcacagcaagtaaaaaaaaaccacactggaatttatgtaaatattacTAACGCGTACACTATGAAAAAGCAAttcatgttaattaaaaaacaccttaattttaaaagtttaccaGAAACAGTTACACTGAGCGTTGCGATCtttgaaagcagaacagaagttGTTTATGAGGATCCAACAGTAATTGATATCCAGCTGTTTGGAGCTGGGTTGCAGACTGAACACGTACTGAAAGCTGGGCTGAAATCCTCTCTCGGTTGACGGCAGCAGCAGTCATGCTGCTGTTTCCTACGAGCCTGGAATTTCACCCCAGTCTTTACATTCTTCGTCGGTTATAGTGGAGCagccagaagaagaaagatgattAGAGAGCAGCCAAGAAGACTCACAGTTCAAGAATCCAATCTTCAAGCAGCTGTAAGGTctaggggaaggagaagggggtTTACAGCGCAGTTAAAATGAGTCTCTCTCAAAACAGGGAAAGTGGCCACTTCTGTACCAGAGCTGATGACAGGATACTGAACACTACTCATAGAAAGAAGCAAATCTGAGGTTCAGTCCTTGGTGAAGACACCATTGCATTTGCCTTTGactagaaaggaaaacaagcataGCACATGAGCATGTAAGTGCATGTATCGCATGCAAGGCATTCCAGGAGCTGAACAATTTCTCTGCATACATTAAGACACcgctaagaaaaaaacagcaaaggttTTTAGCACTCGAACAATTGGCTAGATGAACCTGATTTCAAATCCAACTTTACACATTCTTGATAAACAGAAAGGCCTCAACATTGaagatgaaacatttttagcacCAACTGCCAGCTTGCAAGTGAATACTTATTCACAAGAAACGAGTATAGGAAGACATGTCATCTTTCACCGAGAGGCATCTTGTTTTAAGGCAATATACAAAATGACAGTATGGCCACCACAGAAACTGCTCCAACAATCCCTGATGCTTTATGTCACCCACATGGGTCCCATTGCTGAGGAAAGGCAGGAACTAAACTGGCatctgtcctcctcctccctgccatgTGACCTGGAATGCTGGAAATTTCCAATGTTTGTATGTAACCAGTTGTCATAAAGCAAGCTAGTTTCTTCCTGTATCCCCTAAAACCCTCTGTAGCCGTTTATATTAGCCATGCTATCAGtaggaaggaaaatgctgaggAATTGCCATCTTTCCTCACCACTAACCCAATTAAAAAGTTGTTCAATACGGTAGCAAGTGTTTACACAATTAATACGAATGAGAGATTAGTGAACATTTCCCAGAAGGGAAATGACTGTAGCCAATCTGGCCAGATGTGCTCCTGTAGCACCCAGCCCCCAGCCTAGGGTTGGTTCTTCTTTGATATCAGAAAGAGTCAGTTTACTCACTTGTATCTCCACTAAAGAGTATTTTAGAAAGAGAGACGGTAACTTCTGAATATACACTGTACATATCAAAGGAAGAGGTAAGTAGTTTGTTCTCAACATCCATCGCTTTGTGGAACTCCAtcatctgtttttattaatagTTATGGCACCCAGGTCTGCAGCTAAGAAATATTACCAGAATCACTTACGGCGAAAGGCAAGGAGCAGAACTGCATCGCAACCCTACTTTTTCATGATTTAAAGATGTGTTAAAATGTACCAACTGAGATTTTCAGGAAATCTATTATTTGGCTTACACAGTAAGCTATGCCTTGTGCACTGTGTTCTAGACaaagttgtatttaaaaatggcaCACAAGGTTAAGAAACTTTACGCGACGTCAAAGAGTAATCCGTGCTTTCATAAATACAGTAGTATACATCCTATATACAGAGGCTGGCCACGAGCCTCTGGCAAGGCTGTTAGCCAGCCATCCACAGAAAGAATGGAATAAAGATAGTGGGGAGCGTGGTGGAGGGTGCCAAACCTAGGCAGACTATCGATGCTAATCCCACAAGCACTGAAGCAAGAACACTCCTCTGGTCCCGAATAATCATCTTCACAGTCTCACAgaactggagggaaaaaaaaaaagaaaaaaaaaaaaaaaaagaagaaaaaggaaagggtcAGGGTTAAGGAGGAAAGCTGTACCCGGGCAGCTGGAGGTGCCCACTCTCGCCATTAGAGGCCAGCGGCTGCCACCCCCGCTCTCGCGCGGGCTCTCTGGGCCACCGCACGAGGAGAAAACCGGGTCCGGCACCGGGTCCGGCACCAGGTCATGCCCCGAGGTTTAGCCCCAGTACCGCCTGCGGCTCCGGCGGCAACGAGCAGCTTTCCGAGCGTTTTAAGCGCGTATTAATTGCCTTACGACCGCGGCTTCGCCTTCCTGGCCACTTGAAGCCAGCGGAGGCCAGGCTACCCGCCTTTCCCAGCGGCTCCGCACCGGCGGCGGAGGacggccgccggcggggggcggcgggcggtaCCGGGCAGCGGCTCTCGGgggcccgcggcggcggcggcggctgacCTAGTTTCGGGGAGCGGAGCGCCcagcggggccgccgccgccgcgaaGGGCGGCACCgcccccggcgccgccgccgcctccgccggcGAGCTGCGCGGCTTCCCGGCGGAGCGGCGCCCCGCGGGGCGCCCCGGCGCCGACGGCCGGGCCGTACCTTGTCGGTCTGGAAGCTGACCGGGGCTCCGTATCGGCAGTAGGTGACGAAGTGCTCGCAGTTGTTCCAGAGCAGGCTGTAGGCCGTGGCGCCCACCAGCTTCTCGGCCCGGCGGGCCGCCTCCTCGCTGCCCAGCACCTGGTCCTCGAAGAGCCGGTCCATGTGGTTGACCAGGATGCTGCCGCCGTAGGCGAAGTCCTCCACCGTGTCCACGCGGATGCTGGCCGTTTTGGTGATGACGCCCAGGATGAGCCGCTTGTTGGTCACCACTTGCTGGATCTGCCGGCGGTCGCCGGTGAAGGCGGGCAGGATGTCGGGCATCAGGTGGGCGACGCGGTTCTCGCCCAGGTAGATGCCGAAGTGGATGAAGAGGGTGCGGGGCACCTCCAGCAGGTCGCCCCGCTTGAAGCAGCTGGTGTCGTAGTagccgggggcggccgccggcggcggcggcggcggtggtggtggtggttccCCGCCGGAGCCCGCGGGCAGGGGCCGGACGTGGACGaggagcagcagcttctccagcagcagcgaGGCCGCCTGCGGCACCGGGTTCTTCATGgtcggcggggggggggggggggaagccctcGCTGCCGCCGAAcagcgcccgccgcccggccccgcttTTTCTAGGCtaccgggcggggcggggcgggcacCCGGGCCAGCCCACCGGGCGAGGGGCGTGCGGGGAGCGCCCGCCCCGAGGAGCCGCCGGCCTTTAtcggggagcgcggcgggcgCCGTCCCCCGGCCCGGCTCTCGGGGCGGCGCGGTGCCCGCCGCCCGGGCCCTGGGGCCGGGTGCCAGCCGCAGCTCTCCCCCCAGGTAGAAGGGCAAGGAAAAGGGCGTTCAAAGCCCTTCGTCCGCCCCGCACCCGGGGAGCACAGCGGAGGGGCTCCCGGCGCCGCAGCCGCTTCCCTCACCTTCCCCCGCCGATGGGACCGAAGGGGCTCTGGGCGCCCGccccggggcagcggggggcggggggggaggctAGAGGCGGCCGACTcgggggcggaggggagggggctgccgcGGTGCTCGCTCGGCGGCGGGATAGGGGAGCGGAGAGGAGGCTCCCGAGCGCGCCTTTCGTCCTCGGAAGAAAACAGGTCTCcgagggagagagggaagtcACAGTTACGAATTAACTCGCTCGAAAGGTCCGCCCGCTAAGAAAGAGTGGGGAAAAGGCGGAGCGGCATTCCCGTGCGTTTTGTTTCGCGCTAATCCGTTATGTAAATGGCTAAAATCCCGGCAACAGAGCCCACAAAAGAGCAGCCCTGTCAGGTCAACAAAGCCGCCCCGTCTGAGGCTAGTAAGTTTCAGTAGCCGAGCAAATTCCCGCCCCCTCGGGGACTGCGGGATGATGGATGGGACAGGCATTCATCTTACCTGGAAGATGACAGGGCCCggagaggggcaggggagggggccgcctgccaccaccccccgccccgccgcggctgCAGCTTTTCACcgcgtccccgccgccgcctcggcccGAGCCGCTGCCATTGACTGGTGGTGGTGCCGCAGGCACTCCTGCTCCCTCGCTCCGGCGGCAGCGGGAAGCTTTCTCCTCTGTGGCAAaccgggagcgggggggggggggaaggcgaCGCTGGAGAAGAAGTGGTTCGTTGGAGCATCTTCCCCCAAACCCAGGCCCTAAAGCTGCCCGCCTGCCCGAGCTGGCCTCCTGCAGGTTGCGGACGCTCAGGCAAACACCGCAACGAACACGATGCCAAGTACAAAAACGGGAAGCAAGAAGAGGAGCGCTCGTGCAGCAACAGCTCGGTGCCTCTCCGTCTTGAAACGGCAagttctttctccctcctcagTCACTTTAAACCCGAGAGCCTGTGGATCAAGAATGAGATCCCTACACCACCCTTGAGCTGTAGAACCCCTCTGGTCAcaccagcaaaaaaagagaaaaggttcaccatcccttttctttccatccgGGAACAGCTCCGGTATGAATAGAAAGGCAAAGGGGATGTGAAGGACCCAGCAGGTGAGAGCCTCCTACCGCTGTGGATACTGAACCAGGGTTCAGGCAGGAAGGATCTTGTGCAGAGGAAAAATGAGGCTTATCAATGACCCAAAGCAAGTTTTCCACtcctcagtgaaaaaaatatttcaggggAGTGGGGGTACCTCACTGGTTGCCAACAAAAAATGATTGCTGGCGTTGCCCTTCTGTtccctcctgctcagagcagagagcagcttCCTGGGGAACTGAAGATGATCCTCATCTTGCTTCATCTGCAAAGAGAGAGGCCCACCATCACCTCTTTTTTGGTCGCCAATTACAGGCCTGAGCCCCAGCACTTCTAACCAGAGTGATCAGGCATTTGGGATTTTTGCTGGAGAGTCTCAGCCAAATTTTTACGCAACAGAGGCTTAGCCCTCTCGCGCCCCTACTTCAAATAGCGTCACTTACAAAAGAGAAAGTACCTTATAGATGTGGCTTATGATGCTGGTAGGAACCCTCTGGATTAGCCACCAGCCACACATAATTATATAGTCAAACCAGCATCTTTTCAAATCCagatgtttaaatatatttggaagGTTTGAAGCTTTTGCTACTAGTAAATAAaaacagggagaggaggaggagcttttctcatttttaactaGTGCATTGTTTTTAaggaacaggggaaaaagaaaaggttaaaaaccCTCATCACAATAAAGGGTCTCACCCGTCTGGTGATGGTCACAGCAGCCAACCGGTCCAGAGCTGGAGCAATGTGCCCCAGACAGAAGGTTATCAAAGTC from Aquila chrysaetos chrysaetos chromosome 1, bAquChr1.4, whole genome shotgun sequence harbors:
- the LRAT gene encoding lecithin retinol acyltransferase, with translation MKNPVPQAASLLLEKLLLLVHVRPLPAGSGGEPPPPPPPPPPAAAPGYYDTSCFKRGDLLEVPRTLFIHFGIYLGENRVAHLMPDILPAFTGDRRQIQQVVTNKRLILGVITKTASIRVDTVEDFAYGGSILVNHMDRLFEDQVLGSEEAARRAEKLVGATAYSLLWNNCEHFVTYCRYGAPVSFQTDKFCETVKMIIRDQRSVLASVLVGLASIVCLGLAPSTTLPTIFIPFFLWMAG